The following are from one region of the Methanothermobacter sp. genome:
- a CDS encoding LSm family protein: MSSQRVNVQRPLDALGNSLNSPVIIKLKGDREFRGVLKSFDLHMNLVLNDAEELEDGEVTRRLGTVLIRGDNIVYISP; the protein is encoded by the coding sequence GTGAGTTCACAGAGAGTTAACGTACAGAGACCACTTGATGCTTTGGGCAATTCACTGAATTCCCCTGTGATCATTAAACTTAAGGGTGATAGGGAATTTAGAGGAGTTTTAAAAAGCTTTGATCTCCATATGAACCTCGTGCTGAATGATGCAGAGGAACTGGAGGACGGAGAGGTCACAAGGAGACTGGGTACCGTCCTTATACGTGGAGATAACATAGTCTATATATCCCCATAG
- the arfB gene encoding 2-amino-5-formylamino-6-ribosylaminopyrimidin-4(3H)-one 5'-monophosphate deformylase, translated as MVELNLDAGNVISGDVHRVGILALGSHLENHGPALPIDTDAKIASYVALEASLRTGAKFLGIIYGATEFPYVKHGIHIERDELLEGDLKPVLRKARKRLNIDAAVIVNGHGGNQLEDCIDDLMDELDMEIIWNNRIVEIEGPHAGSGEVSAGIILGIADLTKLGECRPEIYPEIGMIGLREAREANKGIDRAARICEKEGINPDPVLGQRILDDAIESVVSDVRELLDTLP; from the coding sequence GTGGTTGAACTCAACCTTGATGCAGGTAACGTAATCTCAGGGGATGTCCACAGGGTGGGTATACTCGCCCTGGGGTCACACCTTGAGAACCACGGCCCGGCACTCCCCATAGACACCGATGCCAAGATAGCATCCTACGTGGCCCTGGAGGCCTCTCTCAGAACAGGGGCGAAGTTCCTGGGGATAATCTACGGTGCAACCGAATTTCCATACGTTAAGCATGGCATCCACATTGAGAGGGATGAACTCCTGGAAGGCGACCTCAAACCGGTTCTGAGAAAGGCCAGGAAACGCCTGAACATCGACGCTGCTGTTATCGTAAATGGTCATGGCGGAAATCAGCTTGAGGACTGCATTGATGATCTCATGGATGAACTTGACATGGAGATCATATGGAATAACAGGATCGTTGAGATTGAGGGTCCCCACGCAGGAAGCGGTGAGGTGTCCGCTGGAATAATACTGGGCATAGCGGACCTCACGAAACTCGGGGAATGCAGACCAGAAATCTATCCTGAAATAGGAATGATAGGCCTCAGAGAGGCCAGGGAGGCCAATAAGGGGATTGATAGAGCCGCAAGAATCTGTGAAAAGGAGGGCATAAACCCTGACCCTGTTCTTGGCCAGAGAATACTTGATGATGCCATCGAGAGTGTCGTATCCGATGTCAGGGAGCTCCTGGATACGCTACCATAA
- a CDS encoding 50S ribosomal protein L37e: MKGTPSFGKRNKNLHIRCRRCGKNSYHVRKKVCAACGFGKSRRIRRYSWQNKKITGQRLK, translated from the coding sequence ATGAAAGGTACTCCATCATTTGGTAAGCGTAACAAGAATCTCCATATAAGGTGCAGGCGCTGCGGTAAGAACTCATACCACGTCCGTAAGAAGGTATGTGCAGCATGCGGCTTCGGGAAATCACGCCGTATAAGGCGTTACAGCTGGCAGAATAAAAAAATTACAGGCCAAAGGTTGAAATAA
- a CDS encoding RNA-binding protein — protein MNVKIKKRYHIKKKRMKEILNQIGECSPIIPRKATFEIIETDKNDIILVNGEPLLMLMDERVVPTLRGAINMKKIEKGYVVVDMGAVRFLANGADVMSPGIVDADPEIERDDIVIVVDEKHRKPLAVGISLISGPEMIENDSGKAIKTIHHIGDAIWNLEV, from the coding sequence GTGAATGTGAAGATCAAAAAGAGGTACCATATAAAGAAAAAGAGAATGAAGGAGATTCTTAATCAGATAGGGGAGTGCTCCCCTATCATACCCAGAAAGGCCACCTTTGAGATAATAGAGACAGATAAAAACGACATAATCCTCGTCAATGGAGAGCCCCTCCTCATGTTGATGGACGAAAGGGTCGTTCCCACCCTGAGGGGAGCCATCAATATGAAGAAAATAGAGAAGGGCTATGTGGTGGTTGATATGGGGGCCGTGAGGTTCCTTGCAAACGGGGCCGATGTGATGAGTCCGGGTATAGTTGATGCTGACCCTGAAATTGAGAGAGATGACATCGTCATCGTGGTGGACGAAAAACACCGAAAACCCCTCGCAGTGGGAATAAGCCTCATAAGCGGACCTGAAATGATAGAAAATGACTCTGGAAAGGCCATCAAAACCATCCACCATATTGGAGATGCAATATGGAACCTTGAGGTGTGA